A section of the Marinoscillum sp. 108 genome encodes:
- a CDS encoding Hsp20 family protein, with amino-acid sequence MRVEDRMLIKNLAHTAEIVNTINGGMTEPVINIDKKETEWIVKVRVPGVSAEHLKIEVRDYEMFLFHIISEETTADIELPYLLSAIKLTSQVDFDGIMAEYQAGELSIHLPLDETASGYERDIEIFKK; translated from the coding sequence ATGCGAGTAGAAGACAGAATGTTAATCAAAAACCTGGCGCATACGGCGGAGATTGTCAATACCATCAATGGTGGAATGACAGAGCCTGTAATCAATATTGATAAGAAGGAAACCGAATGGATCGTGAAAGTGAGGGTGCCGGGAGTAAGTGCGGAACACCTAAAAATTGAGGTTCGCGATTATGAGATGTTTTTGTTTCATATCATTTCGGAGGAAACAACAGCAGATATCGAATTACCCTATTTACTTTCAGCCATTAAGCTGACCAGTCAGGTAGACTTTGACGGAATCATGGCCGAGTATCAGGCAGGAGAACTCTCGATCCATTTACCTCTGGACGAAACCGCCAGCGGTTATGAGCGGGATATTGAGATTTTTAAGAAGTGA
- the recG gene encoding ATP-dependent DNA helicase RecG, with translation MTSFFERSIEFLKGVGPQKAELLKKELEIFTFADLLQYYPFRYEDRTRFYKINQVREDRAYIQIIGKFVSFQTVGVGSKQRLVGQFADETGVIELVWFQGVKWVKSRVAVGVPYIVFGKPSRFGSKYNIAHPEVEPLTEKSKQGSYLHPVYTTTEKLKRRFIDSKAISKMMKMLLIEAVNHINETLPPAITQQYRLMDKKSALVQIHFPRNTQELQKALYRLKFEELFYIQLRLLKLKITRIESFPGIRFDNSELLNEYYNKHLPFELTGAQKKVVKEIYQDFRSGKQMNRLVQGDVGSGKTMVAFLSILIAISNGTQTAFMAPTEILAEQHYNGLKEYADLLGIHIGRLTGSSKKSERRVIDEMLQSGDLPIVVGTHALLEDKVKFKNLGLAVIDEQHRFGVAQRAQLWKKGQNAYPHVLVMTATPIPRTLAMTLYGDLDISVIDELPAGRKPIQTHHMRDSHRLKMFSFMEKEIQKGRQVYVVYPLIEESATLDYKDLMDGYESVSRRFPDYPISIVHGKMKSDDKEWEMQRFVKGETKIMVATTVIEVGVNVPNASVMVIENAERFGLSQLHQLRGRVGRGADQSYCILMTGNKLTSEAKLRVQTMVDTTDGFKIAEVDLKIRGPGDLMGTQQSGLMDLMIADLGKDTEILKLARSVATEVLNADPDLKDPKNALIRKQVAAQRKSTVNWSRIS, from the coding sequence ATGACTTCTTTTTTTGAGCGAAGTATTGAATTTCTAAAAGGCGTGGGCCCCCAAAAGGCCGAGCTGCTCAAAAAAGAACTCGAAATTTTCACCTTTGCTGACCTGCTGCAGTACTATCCGTTTCGGTACGAAGACCGCACCCGGTTTTACAAAATCAATCAGGTCCGGGAAGATCGGGCCTACATTCAGATCATTGGTAAGTTCGTGTCTTTTCAAACGGTCGGTGTGGGCAGTAAGCAACGACTCGTAGGCCAGTTTGCTGACGAAACTGGTGTCATTGAGCTGGTTTGGTTTCAGGGGGTGAAATGGGTAAAATCCCGTGTGGCAGTGGGTGTGCCGTATATCGTTTTCGGAAAACCCTCTCGATTCGGGAGCAAATACAATATCGCTCACCCCGAAGTGGAACCTCTGACTGAAAAAAGCAAGCAGGGGAGCTACCTTCATCCTGTGTACACCACCACAGAAAAACTCAAACGCCGGTTCATAGACAGTAAAGCCATCAGCAAAATGATGAAAATGCTGCTCATAGAAGCCGTGAATCACATCAACGAAACGCTGCCTCCGGCGATCACCCAACAGTATCGGCTGATGGATAAAAAATCGGCGCTCGTACAAATACATTTTCCCAGAAATACCCAGGAGCTTCAGAAAGCCCTATACCGGCTGAAGTTTGAGGAACTCTTTTATATCCAGTTGCGACTCCTCAAGCTCAAGATCACCCGAATTGAAAGCTTTCCGGGCATCCGGTTTGACAACAGCGAATTACTCAACGAGTATTATAATAAGCACCTTCCTTTTGAGCTCACCGGCGCCCAGAAGAAAGTGGTGAAAGAAATCTATCAGGATTTCCGCTCTGGAAAACAAATGAACCGACTGGTGCAAGGTGATGTGGGTAGCGGAAAAACCATGGTGGCATTTCTGAGTATTTTGATTGCGATCAGTAATGGCACACAGACGGCTTTCATGGCGCCCACGGAAATCCTGGCAGAGCAGCATTACAACGGGCTGAAGGAATATGCTGACCTCTTGGGCATTCACATTGGACGCCTGACTGGCTCCAGCAAAAAATCCGAGCGCCGGGTCATAGATGAAATGCTCCAATCCGGGGATCTGCCCATTGTCGTAGGAACTCACGCCTTGCTGGAAGATAAAGTGAAGTTTAAAAACCTCGGGCTGGCAGTGATCGATGAGCAGCATCGCTTTGGGGTGGCGCAGCGTGCTCAACTCTGGAAAAAGGGTCAAAACGCTTACCCTCATGTGCTGGTAATGACTGCCACACCCATCCCTCGTACATTGGCCATGACGCTCTATGGCGATCTGGATATTTCGGTCATCGATGAGCTTCCTGCAGGAAGAAAACCCATCCAGACACACCACATGCGGGATAGTCACCGACTGAAGATGTTCAGTTTCATGGAAAAAGAAATCCAAAAGGGCCGTCAGGTGTATGTGGTATATCCCCTGATAGAGGAGTCCGCCACCCTGGATTATAAAGACCTGATGGACGGATATGAAAGCGTAAGCCGTCGGTTTCCGGACTACCCCATTTCTATCGTGCATGGCAAAATGAAGTCTGACGACAAGGAGTGGGAAATGCAACGCTTCGTAAAAGGAGAAACCAAAATAATGGTGGCCACCACTGTGATCGAAGTAGGTGTAAATGTCCCGAATGCCTCGGTGATGGTGATTGAAAATGCGGAGCGCTTTGGTCTTTCTCAACTTCATCAGCTAAGGGGTCGGGTAGGTCGGGGGGCAGATCAATCCTACTGTATCCTGATGACCGGCAATAAGCTCACCTCTGAAGCCAAGCTGCGTGTACAAACAATGGTAGACACCACCGATGGTTTTAAAATAGCGGAGGTAGATTTGAAAATCCGTGGGCCCGGTGACCTGATGGGCACACAGCAAAGCGGACTCATGGACCTGATGATTGCAGATTTGGGGAAGGACACGGAGATCTTGAAACTAGCCAGGTCCGTGGCCACGGAAGTTCTCAATGCCGACCCGGACCTGAAAGATCCAAAAAACGCGCTGATCAGAAAACAGGTGGCAGCACAGAGAAAAAGCACAGTAAACTGGAGCAGGATTAGTTAA
- the gldD gene encoding gliding motility lipoprotein GldD produces the protein MTIRISILFLISILVLSCGQNPYLPKPKGYNRIDLPAHEYTALADSFPYQFEYSKHARILKDSSWITERYWIDIFYPAMDANIQLTYKPIKNKAELMQEYFSDSYKLTSQHNVKAYAIDEKVLELPNGDFASFTELEGEVPTQLQFHVSDSTAHFLRGALYFKTATKNDSLAPVIRYLKEDALHLLETLEWND, from the coding sequence ATGACGATTAGAATTTCTATTTTATTTCTGATTTCTATTTTGGTACTGTCCTGTGGGCAAAACCCTTACCTACCCAAACCCAAGGGGTATAACCGCATCGACCTGCCTGCGCATGAGTACACAGCGCTTGCAGATAGTTTTCCTTATCAGTTTGAGTATTCGAAACACGCCAGAATCCTGAAGGACAGCTCGTGGATTACTGAACGCTATTGGATCGACATCTTCTATCCTGCCATGGATGCCAATATCCAGCTCACCTACAAGCCCATTAAAAATAAGGCTGAGCTAATGCAGGAGTATTTTAGCGATTCGTATAAGCTCACTTCTCAGCACAATGTAAAGGCCTACGCCATTGACGAAAAAGTGCTCGAACTCCCCAATGGAGACTTTGCCTCCTTTACCGAACTAGAGGGAGAAGTGCCCACGCAGTTGCAGTTTCACGTTTCTGACAGTACCGCACACTTCTTGCGGGGAGCGCTCTATTTCAAAACGGCCACCAAGAACGATTCTCTGGCTCCTGTCATTCGATATTTGAAGGAAGATGCCCTCCACCTGCTGGAGACGCTGGAGTGGAATGACTAA
- the gldE gene encoding gliding motility-associated protein GldE: METALDDPYPSALFLAITQLPVSFFLINGIGILLLLLLSGLISGSEVAFFSLSHDQIQDAKTSGNKNDKYISSLVLDPKRLLATILILNNLANIFIVTISTFATWKVVGSKDAGGIVIVVLTVSITVMIIFFGEIVPKVYANHNNLSFARMTAPMLTFADKILRPISWFLMALSNIIESRIQKKGYNLSVDQINQALEITADKEVSDEEKGILKGIVNFSTLSVRQIMKSRIDITALDVDTDFHDLMDKVNKTGYSRIPVYAETVDKIEGILYIKDLLPHLDKKEEFKWQTLLRPGFFVPESKKIDDLFRDFQEKQVHMAIIVDEYGGTSGLITLEDVIEEIVGEINDEFDEENEIAYNKLDANTYIFEGKTSLNDFCKITGVDSDVFEKVKRESESLGGLLLELNTKLPPAGEKITFQQFLFTVVAVDQRRIKRVRVYINPEHSDQMKDFED; the protein is encoded by the coding sequence TTGGAGACTGCATTAGACGACCCTTATCCCTCGGCACTTTTTCTGGCAATCACACAGCTCCCTGTTTCCTTCTTTTTGATCAATGGAATCGGGATATTGCTGCTCCTTTTGCTTTCTGGGCTGATCTCCGGATCTGAGGTGGCATTTTTTTCACTGAGCCACGATCAAATCCAGGATGCCAAGACTTCAGGCAATAAGAACGATAAGTACATTTCCAGCCTGGTGCTGGATCCCAAGCGCCTACTTGCCACCATACTTATCCTGAATAACCTGGCCAACATTTTTATAGTCACCATTTCTACCTTTGCGACCTGGAAGGTAGTGGGTAGCAAAGATGCCGGTGGTATCGTCATCGTGGTACTTACTGTGAGCATCACCGTGATGATCATCTTTTTTGGGGAGATTGTGCCCAAAGTATATGCCAATCACAATAACCTCAGCTTTGCGAGAATGACCGCCCCCATGCTGACATTCGCTGATAAAATACTACGCCCCATCTCCTGGTTTTTGATGGCTTTGAGCAACATTATTGAAAGCCGAATTCAAAAAAAGGGCTATAACCTATCAGTCGACCAAATCAACCAGGCACTGGAAATCACGGCAGATAAAGAAGTAAGTGATGAGGAGAAGGGAATTCTAAAAGGTATCGTAAACTTTAGCACCCTTTCTGTGCGGCAAATCATGAAATCCAGAATTGACATCACGGCGCTGGATGTGGACACAGACTTCCATGACCTCATGGACAAGGTGAATAAAACAGGGTATTCGCGGATTCCCGTCTATGCGGAAACCGTGGATAAGATTGAGGGAATTCTTTACATCAAAGACCTCCTTCCTCATTTAGATAAAAAAGAAGAATTCAAATGGCAAACGCTCCTGAGGCCAGGCTTCTTTGTGCCCGAGAGCAAAAAAATAGATGACCTTTTCCGGGACTTCCAGGAGAAACAGGTCCATATGGCCATCATCGTAGATGAGTATGGCGGGACCTCCGGGCTCATCACCTTGGAAGATGTGATCGAGGAGATCGTGGGCGAGATCAATGACGAGTTTGATGAGGAAAACGAAATTGCCTACAATAAACTTGATGCCAACACGTACATTTTTGAAGGTAAAACGTCACTAAACGACTTTTGTAAGATTACGGGAGTGGACTCTGACGTGTTTGAGAAAGTGAAACGCGAAAGCGAATCACTCGGAGGGCTTCTCCTCGAGCTCAATACCAAGCTGCCACCCGCCGGGGAAAAAATTACGTTTCAGCAGTTTCTGTTTACTGTAGTAGCGGTGGATCAGAGGCGAATCAAGCGGGTGCGGGTATACATCAATCCCGAGCATTCCGATCAGATGAAAGATTTTGAGGACTGA
- a CDS encoding single-stranded DNA-binding protein, protein MAGVNKVILVGNLGKDPEVRHLESGAVVASFSIATSETYKDRTTGERREQTEWHNIVLWRGLAEVAEKYLKKGDQVYVEGKLRTRSWEKDGVTRYTTEVVGDNMTMLGSRSGGSPGGAGNTSQPYEEPSSAPAQSSGSSPMEEGVTDDLPF, encoded by the coding sequence ATGGCTGGAGTAAATAAAGTAATTCTTGTAGGAAATCTGGGCAAAGACCCTGAGGTACGACATTTGGAAAGTGGCGCTGTAGTGGCGAGCTTTTCCATAGCTACTTCTGAAACCTACAAGGATCGAACTACAGGAGAAAGACGCGAACAAACCGAATGGCACAACATTGTGCTTTGGAGAGGCTTGGCCGAAGTAGCCGAAAAATACCTGAAAAAAGGTGATCAGGTCTACGTAGAAGGCAAGTTAAGAACCCGATCATGGGAAAAAGACGGGGTGACTCGTTACACCACAGAAGTAGTGGGTGATAATATGACGATGCTGGGTAGCAGATCTGGTGGATCTCCTGGAGGAGCGGGTAACACCTCTCAACCGTATGAGGAGCCGTCATCAGCGCCTGCCCAAAGCTCCGGCAGCAGCCCCATGGAAGAGGGTGTTACAGATGACCTCCCCTTCTAA